The following nucleotide sequence is from Vanrija pseudolonga chromosome 4, complete sequence.
GTGGGACGCGTAGGGCCGTGGCGGGGCAAAGTTGTAGAAATGCCACTGTACTCTGCACGATGCAGCGCGATGCATTTGACAACTTTAACAGGCCCGCAGGCTCAAGGTTACAGGGTgcaggcgcgcgcaggcgtgCACCACGCTGCTGTTTATGCGACCCGCCCGGGTTGTGAAGGTCGAACTAGCCCTTCTAAACGAGGCGCAAATGACCTCATGGTGGAGGTCGAGTGGTGGTGTGCTCACTGCTGCGCGTTGACGACAAAGTATAAGTACGAGCACGATGTCGCATGCATCCAACTAGCACCCCCCAGAACAACTCATCAACCATCCCCATGCCCAAGctcctcatcatcggcggcggcggcgccattGCGCGCAggctcgccaagctcgcgacgccgacgcacacGGTGGTCAGCGTGATCCGCAACGACGGGCAGTGGGTGCTAAAGCCAGATAACGAGCGGCACTGACACCACCCCAGCGCGGCggacctcgcggcgctcggcgccaagcCGCTCATCCTCTCGATCGAggacgcgtcgtcgagcgacatTGCGCACGTCTTCACGGCCGAGAagcccgacgtcgtcgtcttcgctGCGGGCGCCGCTAatgccgcgcgcacgcgcgccgtcgactaCGAGGGCGCCGTCAAGGTGTAcgatgcgctcgaggagaGCGGCATCCGGCGCTTTctgctcgtctcggcgtggGACGCGCGCAATCGCGACAAGCCACCTCCCAAGCACTACACAGCGCAgtcgctcgcgtcgagcGACCGCGTATGgacggcgctcaaggactGTGAGTGCAGGCTTGCTGGGTGACGTAACTGACAGCAGACTAcatcgccaagcgcgacgccgaggtcgagctccaCAAGCGCAAGAACATCGACTACACTGTCCTCCGGCCCGTGCGCctcaccgacgagccggccggcggcgcgacccTCGGCCTGTcgaccggcggcgccgtcagcagggagctcgtcgcgcaggtgctccttgcgctcgcggGACGCCCTGACACGGCTGGCCTGAcgctcgaccttgccgacggcCCCGACAGCGTCGAGtgggccgtcgcgcgcgctgccgaggagaagaTTGACGTGTGGGAGGACTAGGCACGGATGTTAGTTGCGTTGGACAGATGTAGTCATTGTAGACACGTGGACTTTGCCCGCGAGCAATGAATCTTGTCTCTCGGCGTGCAAATGTGGTGCATGGGTATTGAATGCAGGGtatggtgggtggtgtggtgttCGTTGAATGGAGCGAAGCGGCGTGCTTGCTCAATGGGCCGCCTTGGTCTGCCCGCGAACCGCTCAGCGCTACACGCCTGGGGCCTACGCGTTGACCCCCGCGATGAGCTTGCTCAGCCGCTGGTCAAACAAGGCCGAGTTGATCGGCATCTCGGGGGTATGGAACGGGTTCTTCATGACGGCGTCCGAGTCTGAAGTCAGCACCGTGCCAACCTCCTTCCACGCACAGATCTCGTACACGCGCCGGAGGGTCTCGTCCAGGCCCTGCTGGTTGAGCGAGTGGAGCGCGACGAACTTTGttcctgcggcggcgtgagcgtgCATTATAGGCGCGACGTACCAGTCGGCGTGAGGAAGACGTGCCCGCCCCATCCCTCTGCCTCGAACGACGTCAGCCCGGCCGGCACCGAgccgggcgcgggcgcgggggcaaGCCGCGCAGTGATGGCGTGGATGCCGTGCAGGGTGCCTGCGAGGATGAGGACCGTGTTGAGCGGGAGCGGGGGGAGGGTGTCTGCGAGTGTGCGAGCAAGCGTgagtgtcagcgagcgagccggcgagGGAAGGAGCCTgggaggacgacgcggcgtgcgcgcctgGTAGGGGACTACGCACCCGTGTACGACCTGTTGAAGACCAGACCGCCGGCCTTGTTGATTACCCAGAGCGCGTGGATTGTCATGGTGTGGTCGATGAGGAAGCGTGGATAGGTAAAAGGGTGAGTTGTGGTCGAGAtgagcgaggaggatgatggtGGTCGGTGGTCGTTGATTCAACGCGTCACAACTGGCGCGGCTCACGTGGCAGCAACTCGGGTGCTCTGGCTCAACCGGCTCGAGTGGCAGTCACCCAACTCCGCTTGCGTCCTcttcgcgcggcgcgtctcgCTCCAACTCGGCGACACAGCATGCAtgcggccgcctcgagagCAGAATGCATGGTACCTGTAACGCGGCTTGCTTATGCTTGCGTCGCCTCGTTGAGCAACTAACTTCAGTAGCGGGTGCCGACctgcccccgtcgccgctctcCTCCCCGGCCATGGCCACAATGTTATACAATCACATGCGAGACTACAACAAAATACAATGCGAGCGAGACCAACGACACCTGAACCAGTCAGCGACCACTCCAACAATCAACAAAAGGCGTGAAGGAATGGGGGCGAATCAGACATCCAAGGAAGAAGAGACTTCAAATTAAGCATCGCTCACCGACCACAGCACGTCTTGCCACGCTGCACCCTTTCGGGCGCCCGCAGGGAATGCCCACAGCTCAACAGGAGGTTCAACCCGGAACTGAGACACTCAACCCGCAGAGGCTCAACGGCGCGATTGGCGAGACAAACTCCCGGCGAAAGGAGGACGCGTTCAGTGGAAACTGCGTATGGTTTTGAAAACGTTTTCATCATAGAGAGTGCCGCGATGCGCGATAGCGCAGCGCGGGTGGCGaagaggaggggagggaagggcgagggcgagtcggGAAGACACTCACTGGTCGTTGGTCGGCAGCAGCTAGGATAAGGCTTTCACCCAACCTGTCACATTGTCAGCGTCTTTCCAAACAACAGCAAGTGGCAGTAGAAGAAGAGGGGATC
It contains:
- the trs23 gene encoding Transport protein particle subunit trs23, with protein sequence MTIHALWVINKAGGLVFNRSYTDTLPPLPLNTVLILAGTLHGIHAITARLAPAPAPGSVPAGLTSFEAEGWGGHVFLTPTGTKFVALHSLNQQGLDETLRRVYEIYSDAVMKNPFHTPEMPINSALFDQRLSKLIAGVNA
- the SPBC216.03 gene encoding UPF0659 protein; its protein translation is MPKLLIFGGGGVIARKLATLAVPKYTVVSVIRNDGHAAVLTALGATPLILSLEHASVAEIADVLTAEKPDVVVFSAGASGGADRTRAVDYEGAVKVYDALEASGVRRFLLVSAWDARDRSKPAPAYYTEEGLIASDRAWNFLPDYYPAKRDAEIALHKYKNIDYTVLRPVLFTDAPVTGATLGQAQGGKVSKDLVAEALFALVQRPDTAGLTLDLADGTESLASEVDRVVEQRIDNNSSTIPMPKLLIIGGGGAIARRLAKLATPTHTVVSVIRNDGHAADLAALGAKPLILSIEDASSSDIAHVFTAEKPDVVVFAAGAANAARTRAVDYEGAVKVYDALEESGIRRFLLVSAWDARNRDKPPPKHYTAQSLASSDRVWTALKDYYIAKRDAEVELHKRKNIDYTVLRPVRLTDEPAGGATLGLSTGGAVSRELVAQVLLALAGRPDTAGLTLDLADGPDSVEWAVARAAEEKIDVWED